One Gloeobacter morelensis MG652769 DNA window includes the following coding sequences:
- a CDS encoding peptidylprolyl isomerase, producing MRSLKLLLGFALLATLGGCTGVPEKSDRARAEPVAVPTEYANLPRLTGKALVELTTTRGPIAIVLDGDRAPINAGNFIDLVQKGVYVGTAFNRFEKGYLVQVSDPQGKNDGGYLDPATGKIRRVPIEIIPEGASQPIYGKTLRQAGIPEKIFPVMRHLPGAVGLAHTEKDPNSGSTQFYITYANNEMVNPRGNFLDGRYTVFGYVVDGLTNAEKLRIGDKILAAKVVLGAEKFQPSAVGQ from the coding sequence GTGAGATCGTTAAAGCTGTTGTTGGGCTTTGCCCTGCTTGCCACCCTGGGCGGCTGCACCGGCGTCCCCGAAAAATCCGATCGGGCCAGAGCCGAGCCGGTTGCCGTTCCTACCGAATACGCCAACTTGCCCCGGTTGACGGGTAAAGCCCTGGTGGAACTCACCACCACCCGGGGGCCGATCGCCATCGTCCTCGACGGCGACCGCGCCCCGATCAACGCCGGCAACTTTATCGATCTGGTGCAAAAGGGCGTCTACGTGGGCACGGCCTTCAATCGCTTCGAGAAGGGCTACCTGGTGCAGGTGAGCGATCCCCAGGGCAAAAACGACGGCGGCTACCTGGATCCGGCCACCGGCAAGATCCGGCGGGTGCCCATCGAGATTATCCCTGAGGGTGCCTCCCAGCCAATTTACGGCAAGACCCTCCGCCAGGCTGGGATCCCCGAGAAAATTTTTCCGGTGATGCGCCACTTACCCGGAGCGGTCGGTCTGGCTCACACCGAAAAAGACCCCAACTCCGGTTCGACCCAGTTTTATATCACCTACGCCAACAACGAAATGGTCAACCCGCGCGGCAACTTTCTGGATGGGCGCTATACGGTCTTCGGTTACGTGGTGGATGGTCTGACCAACGCCGAGAAACTGCGCATCGGCGACAAAATCCTCGCTGCAAAGGTGGTTCTGGGGGCCGAAAAGTTCCAGCCCTCCGCTGTCGGCCAATAA